In a genomic window of Rhinopithecus roxellana isolate Shanxi Qingling chromosome 2, ASM756505v1, whole genome shotgun sequence:
- the RBM47 gene encoding RNA-binding protein 47 isoform X1, with amino-acid sequence MTAEDSTAAMSSDSAAGSSAKVPEGVAGAPNEAALLALMERTGYSMVQENGQRKYGGPPPGWEGPHPQRGCEVFVGKIPRDVYEDELVPVFEAVGRIYELRLMMDFDGKNRGYAFVMYCHKHEAKRAVRELNNYEIRPGRLLGVCCSVDNCRLFIGGIPKMKKREEILEEIAKVTEGVLDVIVYASAADKMKNRGFAFVEYESHRAAAMARRKLMPGRIQLWGHQIAVDWAEPEIDVDEDVMETVKILYVRNLMIETTEDTIKKSFGQFNPGCVERVKKIRDYAFVHFTSREDAVHAMNNLNGTELEGSCLEVTLAKPVDKEQYSRYQKAARGGGVAEAAQQPSYVYSCDPYTLAYYGYPYNALIGPNRDYFVKAGSIRGRGRGAAGNRAPGPRGSYLGGYSAGRGIYSRYHEGKGKQQEKGYELVPNLEIPTVNPVAIKPGTVAIPAIGAQYSMFPAAPAPKMIEDGKIHTVEHMISPIAVQPDPASAAAAAAAAAAAAAAVIPTVSTPPPFQGRPITPVYTVAPNVQRIPTAGIYGASYVPFAAPATATIATLQKNAAAAAAVYGGYAGYIPQAFPAAAIQVPIPDVYQTY; translated from the exons ATGACCGCAGAGGATTCCACCGCAGCCATGAGCAGTGACTCGGCCGCCGGGTCCTCGGCCAAGGTGCCCGAGGGCGTGGCGGGCGCGCCCAACGAGGCGGCACTGCTGGCGCTGATGGAGCGCACGGGCTACAGCATGGTGCAGGAGAACGGGCAGCGCAAGTACGGCGGCCCACCGCCCGGCTGGGAGGGCCCGCACCCGCAGCGCGGCTGCGAGGTCTTCGTGGGCAAGATCCCGCGCGACGTGTACGAGGACGAACTGGTGCCCGTGTTCGAGGCCGTGGGCCGCATCTACGAGCTGCGCCTCATGATGGACTTCGACGGCAAGAACCGCGGCTACGCCTTCGTCATGTACTGCCACAAGCACGAGGCCAAGCGCGCAGTGCGCGAGCTCAACAACTACGAGATCCGCCCGGGCCGCCTGCTAGGTGTGTGCTGCAGCGTAGACAACTGCCGCCTCTTCATCGGCGGGATCCCCAAGATGAAGAAGCGCGAGGAGATCCTGGAGGAGATCGCCAAGGTCACCGAGGGCGTGCTGGACGTGATCGTCTACGCCAGCGCGGCCGACAAGATGAAGAACCGTGGCTTTGCCTTCGTGGAGTACGAGAGCCACCGCGCGGCTGCCATGGCTCGCCGCAAGCTCATGCCCGGCCGCATCCAGCTGTGGGGCCACCAGATCGCCGTGGACTGGGCCGAGCCCGAGATCGACGTGGACGAGGATGTGATGGAGACGGTGAAGATCCTCTACGTGCGCAACCTCATGATCGAGACCACAGAGGACACCATCAAGAAGAGCTTCGGCCAGTTCAACCCTGGCTGCGTGGAGCGCGTCAAGAAGATCCGCGACTACGCCTTCGTGCACTTCACCAGCCGCGAGGATGCCGTGCACGCCATGAACAACCTCAACGGCACTGAGCTGGAGGGCTCGTGCCTGGAGGTCACGCTGGCCAAGCCCGTGGACAAGGAGCAGTACTCGCGCTACCAGAAGGCAGCCAGGGGTGGCGGCGTGGCCGAGGCGGCGCAGCAGCCCAGCTACGTGTACTCCTGCGACCCCTACACGCTGGCCTACTACGGATACCCCTACAACGCGCTCATCGGGCCCAACAGGGACTACTTCGTGAAAG CAGGCAGCATAAGAGGCCGAGGGCGAGGTGCAGCTGGCAACAGAGCCCCGGGGCCCCGGGGTTCCTACCTCGGGGGatattctgctggccgtggtATATATAGCCGATATCatgaagggaaaggaaagcagcaagaaaaaggaTATGAACTTGTGCCGAATTTGGAAATCCCTACCGTCAACCCAGTTGCCATTAAACCTGGTACAG TAGCCATCCCTGCCATTGGGGCCCAGTATTCCATGTTCCCAGCAGCTCCAGCCCCTAAAATGATTGAAGATGGCAAAATCCACACAGTGGAGCACATGATCAGCCCCATTGCTGTGCAACCAGACCCAGCCAGTGCTGCTGCCGCCGCAGCTGCTGCAGCCGCAGCCGCAGCCGCCGTCATTCCCACCGTGTCGACGCCACCGCCTTTCCAG GGTCGCCCAATAACTCCAGTATACACGGTGGCTCCAAATGTTCAGAGAATTCCCACTGCCGGGATCTACGGGGCCAGTTACGTGCCATTTGCTGCTCCGGCCACAGCCACAATCGCCACACTACAGAAGAACGCGGCAGCCGCGGCCGCCGTGTATGGAGGATACGCAGGCTACATACCTCAGGCCTTCCCTGCTGCTGCCATTCAGGTCCCCATCCCCGACGTCTACCAGACATACTGA
- the RBM47 gene encoding RNA-binding protein 47 isoform X3, producing the protein MTAEDSTAAMSSDSAAGSSAKVPEGVAGAPNEAALLALMERTGYSMVQENGQRKYGGPPPGWEGPHPQRGCEVFVGKIPRDVYEDELVPVFEAVGRIYELRLMMDFDGKNRGYAFVMYCHKHEAKRAVRELNNYEIRPGRLLGVCCSVDNCRLFIGGIPKMKKREEILEEIAKVTEGVLDVIVYASAADKMKNRGFAFVEYESHRAAAMARRKLMPGRIQLWGHQIAVDWAEPEIDVDEDVMETVKILYVRNLMIETTEDTIKKSFGQFNPGCVERVKKIRDYAFVHFTSREDAVHAMNNLNGTELEGSCLEVTLAKPVDKEQYSRYQKAARGGGVAEAAQQPSYVYSCDPYTLAYYGYPYNALIGPNRDYFVKVAIPAIGAQYSMFPAAPAPKMIEDGKIHTVEHMISPIAVQPDPASAAAAAAAAAAAAAAVIPTVSTPPPFQGRPITPVYTVAPNVQRIPTAGIYGASYVPFAAPATATIATLQKNAAAAAAVYGGYAGYIPQAFPAAAIQVPIPDVYQTY; encoded by the exons ATGACCGCAGAGGATTCCACCGCAGCCATGAGCAGTGACTCGGCCGCCGGGTCCTCGGCCAAGGTGCCCGAGGGCGTGGCGGGCGCGCCCAACGAGGCGGCACTGCTGGCGCTGATGGAGCGCACGGGCTACAGCATGGTGCAGGAGAACGGGCAGCGCAAGTACGGCGGCCCACCGCCCGGCTGGGAGGGCCCGCACCCGCAGCGCGGCTGCGAGGTCTTCGTGGGCAAGATCCCGCGCGACGTGTACGAGGACGAACTGGTGCCCGTGTTCGAGGCCGTGGGCCGCATCTACGAGCTGCGCCTCATGATGGACTTCGACGGCAAGAACCGCGGCTACGCCTTCGTCATGTACTGCCACAAGCACGAGGCCAAGCGCGCAGTGCGCGAGCTCAACAACTACGAGATCCGCCCGGGCCGCCTGCTAGGTGTGTGCTGCAGCGTAGACAACTGCCGCCTCTTCATCGGCGGGATCCCCAAGATGAAGAAGCGCGAGGAGATCCTGGAGGAGATCGCCAAGGTCACCGAGGGCGTGCTGGACGTGATCGTCTACGCCAGCGCGGCCGACAAGATGAAGAACCGTGGCTTTGCCTTCGTGGAGTACGAGAGCCACCGCGCGGCTGCCATGGCTCGCCGCAAGCTCATGCCCGGCCGCATCCAGCTGTGGGGCCACCAGATCGCCGTGGACTGGGCCGAGCCCGAGATCGACGTGGACGAGGATGTGATGGAGACGGTGAAGATCCTCTACGTGCGCAACCTCATGATCGAGACCACAGAGGACACCATCAAGAAGAGCTTCGGCCAGTTCAACCCTGGCTGCGTGGAGCGCGTCAAGAAGATCCGCGACTACGCCTTCGTGCACTTCACCAGCCGCGAGGATGCCGTGCACGCCATGAACAACCTCAACGGCACTGAGCTGGAGGGCTCGTGCCTGGAGGTCACGCTGGCCAAGCCCGTGGACAAGGAGCAGTACTCGCGCTACCAGAAGGCAGCCAGGGGTGGCGGCGTGGCCGAGGCGGCGCAGCAGCCCAGCTACGTGTACTCCTGCGACCCCTACACGCTGGCCTACTACGGATACCCCTACAACGCGCTCATCGGGCCCAACAGGGACTACTTCGTGAAAG TAGCCATCCCTGCCATTGGGGCCCAGTATTCCATGTTCCCAGCAGCTCCAGCCCCTAAAATGATTGAAGATGGCAAAATCCACACAGTGGAGCACATGATCAGCCCCATTGCTGTGCAACCAGACCCAGCCAGTGCTGCTGCCGCCGCAGCTGCTGCAGCCGCAGCCGCAGCCGCCGTCATTCCCACCGTGTCGACGCCACCGCCTTTCCAG GGTCGCCCAATAACTCCAGTATACACGGTGGCTCCAAATGTTCAGAGAATTCCCACTGCCGGGATCTACGGGGCCAGTTACGTGCCATTTGCTGCTCCGGCCACAGCCACAATCGCCACACTACAGAAGAACGCGGCAGCCGCGGCCGCCGTGTATGGAGGATACGCAGGCTACATACCTCAGGCCTTCCCTGCTGCTGCCATTCAGGTCCCCATCCCCGACGTCTACCAGACATACTGA
- the RBM47 gene encoding RNA-binding protein 47 isoform X2, with protein sequence MTAEDSTAAMSSDSAAGSSAKVPEGVAGAPNEAALLALMERTGYSMVQENGQRKYGGPPPGWEGPHPQRGCEVFVGKIPRDVYEDELVPVFEAVGRIYELRLMMDFDGKNRGYAFVMYCHKHEAKRAVRELNNYEIRPGRLLGVCCSVDNCRLFIGGIPKMKKREEILEEIAKVTEGVLDVIVYASAADKMKNRGFAFVEYESHRAAAMARRKLMPGRIQLWGHQIAVDWAEPEIDVDEDVMETVKILYVRNLMIETTEDTIKKSFGQFNPGCVERVKKIRDYAFVHFTSREDAVHAMNNLNGTELEGSCLEVTLAKPVDKEQYSRYQKAARGGGVAEAAQQPSYVYSCDPYTLAYYGYPYNALIGPNRDYFVKGSIRGRGRGAAGNRAPGPRGSYLGGYSAGRGIYSRYHEGKGKQQEKGYELVPNLEIPTVNPVAIKPGTVAIPAIGAQYSMFPAAPAPKMIEDGKIHTVEHMISPIAVQPDPASAAAAAAAAAAAAAAVIPTVSTPPPFQGRPITPVYTVAPNVQRIPTAGIYGASYVPFAAPATATIATLQKNAAAAAAVYGGYAGYIPQAFPAAAIQVPIPDVYQTY encoded by the exons ATGACCGCAGAGGATTCCACCGCAGCCATGAGCAGTGACTCGGCCGCCGGGTCCTCGGCCAAGGTGCCCGAGGGCGTGGCGGGCGCGCCCAACGAGGCGGCACTGCTGGCGCTGATGGAGCGCACGGGCTACAGCATGGTGCAGGAGAACGGGCAGCGCAAGTACGGCGGCCCACCGCCCGGCTGGGAGGGCCCGCACCCGCAGCGCGGCTGCGAGGTCTTCGTGGGCAAGATCCCGCGCGACGTGTACGAGGACGAACTGGTGCCCGTGTTCGAGGCCGTGGGCCGCATCTACGAGCTGCGCCTCATGATGGACTTCGACGGCAAGAACCGCGGCTACGCCTTCGTCATGTACTGCCACAAGCACGAGGCCAAGCGCGCAGTGCGCGAGCTCAACAACTACGAGATCCGCCCGGGCCGCCTGCTAGGTGTGTGCTGCAGCGTAGACAACTGCCGCCTCTTCATCGGCGGGATCCCCAAGATGAAGAAGCGCGAGGAGATCCTGGAGGAGATCGCCAAGGTCACCGAGGGCGTGCTGGACGTGATCGTCTACGCCAGCGCGGCCGACAAGATGAAGAACCGTGGCTTTGCCTTCGTGGAGTACGAGAGCCACCGCGCGGCTGCCATGGCTCGCCGCAAGCTCATGCCCGGCCGCATCCAGCTGTGGGGCCACCAGATCGCCGTGGACTGGGCCGAGCCCGAGATCGACGTGGACGAGGATGTGATGGAGACGGTGAAGATCCTCTACGTGCGCAACCTCATGATCGAGACCACAGAGGACACCATCAAGAAGAGCTTCGGCCAGTTCAACCCTGGCTGCGTGGAGCGCGTCAAGAAGATCCGCGACTACGCCTTCGTGCACTTCACCAGCCGCGAGGATGCCGTGCACGCCATGAACAACCTCAACGGCACTGAGCTGGAGGGCTCGTGCCTGGAGGTCACGCTGGCCAAGCCCGTGGACAAGGAGCAGTACTCGCGCTACCAGAAGGCAGCCAGGGGTGGCGGCGTGGCCGAGGCGGCGCAGCAGCCCAGCTACGTGTACTCCTGCGACCCCTACACGCTGGCCTACTACGGATACCCCTACAACGCGCTCATCGGGCCCAACAGGGACTACTTCGTGAAAG GCAGCATAAGAGGCCGAGGGCGAGGTGCAGCTGGCAACAGAGCCCCGGGGCCCCGGGGTTCCTACCTCGGGGGatattctgctggccgtggtATATATAGCCGATATCatgaagggaaaggaaagcagcaagaaaaaggaTATGAACTTGTGCCGAATTTGGAAATCCCTACCGTCAACCCAGTTGCCATTAAACCTGGTACAG TAGCCATCCCTGCCATTGGGGCCCAGTATTCCATGTTCCCAGCAGCTCCAGCCCCTAAAATGATTGAAGATGGCAAAATCCACACAGTGGAGCACATGATCAGCCCCATTGCTGTGCAACCAGACCCAGCCAGTGCTGCTGCCGCCGCAGCTGCTGCAGCCGCAGCCGCAGCCGCCGTCATTCCCACCGTGTCGACGCCACCGCCTTTCCAG GGTCGCCCAATAACTCCAGTATACACGGTGGCTCCAAATGTTCAGAGAATTCCCACTGCCGGGATCTACGGGGCCAGTTACGTGCCATTTGCTGCTCCGGCCACAGCCACAATCGCCACACTACAGAAGAACGCGGCAGCCGCGGCCGCCGTGTATGGAGGATACGCAGGCTACATACCTCAGGCCTTCCCTGCTGCTGCCATTCAGGTCCCCATCCCCGACGTCTACCAGACATACTGA